In Bombus huntii isolate Logan2020A chromosome 9, iyBomHunt1.1, whole genome shotgun sequence, a single window of DNA contains:
- the LOC126869473 gene encoding U6 snRNA-associated Sm-like protein LSm6 — MSRKEALSQFIQQIHGRPVVVKLNSGVDYRGVLACLDGYMNIALEQTEEYVNGQLKDKYGDAFIRGNNVLYISTQKRRT, encoded by the exons ATGAGTCGTAAGGAAGCATTATCGCAatttattcaacaaatacaTGGACGTCCTGTTGTCGTAAAGCTAAATAGTGGTGTAGATTATAGAG GTGTTTTAGCTTGTCTTGATGGTTACATGAATATAGCTCTTGAACAAACAGAAGAATATGTAAATGGTCAATTAAAAGACAAGTATGGTGATGCTTTTATTCGTGGTAATAATGTCTTATATATCAGTACACAAAAACGTAGAActtaa
- the LOC126869462 gene encoding protein TIPIN homolog, with protein sequence MTTLSNTSDYDEEDEHDIIAEYENQESDGDQGNVQKNSDSENDQSKEENTVRRIDPSSSKKHIVRNPLPKLNTERLKGPKGIHTIEKYFEGFKFHGQGYEKLDLDRVMKRLEHWGHRLFPKLDFDDFLERLEKLGTKKDLQVFIKKYRQDMINEDNDIINEDNIDAEENIVQDEPIDEFDLLIAEQIEKQKKVMQQTAINVPTTNNDVFDKLLSQSNTTNSQSVTNASTSSQLSDEVKARIERNRQQAVQRRLARFKEIEEEAKRKKLEEPESNETPYAENNELENNSQKTDKSHEI encoded by the coding sequence ATGACGACATTATCGAATACTTCCGATTACGATGAAGAAGATGAGCACGACATAATAGCTGAATATGAGAATCAAGAGTCAGATGGAGATCAGGGTAATGTTCAGAAGAATTCAGATTCTGAAAATGATCAAAGTAAAGAAGAGAATACTGTAAGAAGAATTGATCCATCATCATCTAAGAAACATATAGTAAGAAATCCTTTACCCAAATTAAATACAGAACGTTTAAAGGGTCCTAAAGGAATTCACactattgaaaaatattttgaaggGTTTAAGTTTCATGGACAAGGATATGAAAAGTTAGATTTGGATCGAGTTATGAAAAGACTAGAACATTGGGGGCACAGACTGTTTCCTAAATTGGACTTTGATGATTTTCTTGAAAGACTAGAGAAATTGGGTACTAAAAAGGATCTTCAGGtgtttataaagaaatatagaCAAGATATGATTAATGAAGATAATGATATTATTAATGAAGATAACATAGATGCTGAAGAAAATATAGTACAAGATGAACCCATTGATGAATTTGACTTATTGATTGCAgaacaaatagaaaaacaaaaaaaagttatGCAACAGACAGCAATTAATGTACCTACTACTAACAATGATgtatttgataaattattatcaCAGTCCAATACCACGAATTCTCAATCTGTAACTAATGCTTCTACTTCTTCGCAGTTAAGTGATGAAGTAAAAGCACGTATAGAAAGAAACAGACAACAAGCTGTTCAAAGAAGACTTGCAAGATTTAAAGAAATAGAGGAAgaagcaaagagaaaaaaacttGAAGAACCAGAAAGTAATGAAACTCCATATGCAGAGAATAATGAGCTTgaaaataattcacaaaaaacaGATAAAAGTCATgaaatttag